The DNA window CCTCCTGTAACATTCCATTTGCTCATCGATTTCATCAATCTGACGCTCAAGACGACCCTCCTCGTCATCCTCGGCTACAATGGCCTCTGATTTAGTGTTCACCTGCCGCATTTCCTTTTGGAACTCTTCCCACTCCTTATCCATTTGATCTTTGGGAGCATCGACATTACGGACTTTGGCATCTCTCACTGGGTCGTCAAAGAAGCCTTCTGGTAGCGCTTCAGGTGTATTTCCCTTCTTCTCCACACTCTTCTCAGTTTCATCTGGTTTGAGGATAGACCCTGAATGAGAAGCAGCTGGGACAGCTGGAATGGTGCTGTTGTCGAAGAAATCAGATGGGAGTCCTGAGGCAGGTGCCCCCTTCTGCACACCCAAGCTAAAATCTGCCCCCTGGTCACCAGCCTCTTCATCACTGTCTTCATCATCGACTCCGGCCAAAAGACTCAGCCCAGCAGATGCCGTTTTTTTCAATATTCCTGGTAGTTTCTTCGGCCCCGGCGGGGCAGGTTTAGCAAAGAAATCATCAGGTAGCCCTGGCGTAGACAACTGCTCTGTAACTGCCACTGGTTTAAACTTCTTCCCATTCGTGTCTTCAGAAGCTTTCCTTTTAAGCAGAGGCTGGGGTCCTTGACTTGTAGAACTTTGTTTAGACCCCTTGAGCTCAGAAAGTTTCTCCTTGTGCTGTTTTCCAAGAATGTGAGTCTG is part of the Oncorhynchus keta strain PuntledgeMale-10-30-2019 chromosome 15, Oket_V2, whole genome shotgun sequence genome and encodes:
- the LOC118394789 gene encoding zinc finger protein 830-like, giving the protein MPPKNKQKKVIHQDELRRLMREKQRQTIDKKRVESPYAKYNSLDHLSCVLCNERVKNELLWQTHILGKQHKEKLSELKGSKQSSTSQGPQPLLKRKASEDTNGKKFKPVAVTEQLSTPGLPDDFFAKPAPPGPKKLPGILKKTASAGLSLLAGVDDEDSDEEAGDQGADFSLGVQKGAPASGLPSDFFDNSTIPAVPAASHSGSILKPDETEKSVEKKGNTPEALPEGFFDDPVRDAKVRNVDAPKDQMDKEWEEFQKEMRQVNTKSEAIVAEDDEEGRLERQIDEIDEQMECYRRVEVLRDKQDVAKKVVKEKTEDQEDSSRSDEDEEELLHLLSRDWRAKGALA